AATCCAGTGTAATCTTTTAAGCGCGAAAACCACCGATTTTATCTCCCGCCATTTCAAGTGCTCAAATGGCAACGCCAATGCCAAACCCACTCCTCTCTCACTCAGTTTCTCTCTTTCCGCCAAAACCTGACAAACAGTGAGAGCCCATCTCAAGAAAGATGGATCTCTCAGACATAGCAAGGAAGCTTGACCTCTCCGACTCCAAGCACGTCATCCGCAGAGCCTCCGAGCTCCGCCGTCTCTGTGACATCCAGTTTGACTCTTCTATAATCGGCGTCGTAAGTTTCATTCGAACCCCATATccttgtttgattgatttttcgAAGTGGGTATTTATCAAGTTGCTTATGATTTGCAGGGTGAGGTATGCAAAGCTGTGATTTGCTTAGAAATCGCCGCAACAAGGTaaacgaaaacaaaaaaatttctttttgcatAGTCTCTTGCGTGCGTTTTAAGATTCATATTGGGTCTTTGTGGTTGTAAGTCTTTTGGGTTGAATGGTTATAGGTCGGGGCTTCTGTTCGATCGGCAAAAAGCGATAAGGTTGAGTGGGATGTCCGAAAAGGCTTACACCAGATCCTACAATTCCATGCAGAACGGTCTTGGGGTCAAGTGGGTTTTCGTTTTCTCATTTACTTTGTTCCAATTTTTATGCCATTTTTGGTTTAGTGGATTCTGATTGTTCGATTGGATTGTatgttgtggtggtggtgtagGAACAAGCTGGATGTTAGAGAACTGGCAATTCAGTTTGGGTGCGTTAGGATCATCCCCTTTGTGCAGAAGGGTTTGTCTCTGTAAGATTTAATTTCCTTTCCACAATGCAAATTcaatctcttttgtttttctgtatGGGACTGCCATATTACATGTTAGATGTTCGACAAAATGCTTCTGAACATCAAGTTTTGTTGGCTTAGCATGCCTTTGGATAATTTAGTTATTATGGATGCTGTCTGGTCCCAGAGGATTAAACAATTATAAGTAGAGACCCTTTGGACAAGACAAATTTCTTTGCCTGATATTTGAGTGGTTAGGGAGGTTGTTTGGTAAATGGCTTGATTCTAAGTATGAATTTCTTGTATTCTTATATTTCAGTTACAGGAGTCGGTTTCTTGCATCACTGCCAGCGTCTCGGCGGGCAAGTGCTGACTTCACTCGACCTGTCTTCATTGCCGTGGCATTCTACTTGTGTGCCAAAAAACACAAGGTATCCCATGATTGATCCCTCTCTCTTTTGATTCAGGGACAAAAAAAAGAGGCTTCCATCCCTATAGTTTCACTAATTACATTGTCATATCCTGTATGTTTGCAGCTAAAGGTAGACAAACTTAAGTTGATTGAGCTCTGTGGTGCATCTGAATCTGAATTCTCTTCGGTAAGATACAAACTTTCTTACTATGCAATAGTCCCTCCTGTTGCCAATcataatttctttctttcattatATATTTCTATCTTATTCGACAACTTCTTTCGCAGGTTTCTACTTCCATGAAGGACTTGTGCTTTGATATTTGTGGgattgaaaaggaaaagaaagatcCCAAGAATGTCAAGGGAAACCGAGGTTGGTGTCTGCTGCTGATTTTACGTTTTAACTTTGCCGTGGAGCAGAACTTTTGAGATTTTTTCAGCCCCtagaattttggtttttcagaCAACTTCCTACgttatatatgtttattgTTTGTGTGCAGAACTTCTAGATGTTTTGccagagaaaagaaaacttgaGGATGGTGGTTATTCATCTGATGAAGGAGCTGAGGTACTAAAAGCTAATTCTGATTCTATTTGTTCCTTAAAACTCATTACGTTTGTTGGCAAAACATAAATTCAAAGATTTGGATATAGTGAAATGTAACATTGTAACTGTTTGATGCACTTGCAGCCTTCAAGTTACAAGAAGCACAAAAAGATGGAAAAGCACGCCTATGAGGGTTGGAAAACCACTGTCATTGCATCAAATAACCAAACCAAGGCAAAAGGTTTTGAAGGCAAttcctttatctttttcaCACTGCACCAATGCACATTGAGATAGAACCTAACcatgtgtgtttgttttttctcagTTCTTTGCAAGCCCACCAGACAAACTCGGCTAGACTTTCTCAAGGACGTACCCGATACCCAGAACTTGAAGGCTGTATAGGACGACATCTGAAAACGAACTTATCAATATCCAAAGAAATCATATGCAAACTTTGAGTGAAATGTATCAAAAGTACCAAAACTTCAGCCATGAATATATGATGAGGTGCTGTGTTTTGGGCTGGGCTGATTTGTTCTTACCTTGTGAATCTGATATTGGAAGAGAATAAATTTAATTGATAGGTACAATTGGTTATACAAGAGTGTCTTAGTGTACAAGGAAACAAGTCCTCCAATCTAGGAAACTTactaggaaagtaaatcctaATTACAATAGTGTTGATATTAATTGATATTATACAAACTTATTTcctaacactccccctcaagttgaaGAGTGGATATCAAGAACTCTCAACTTGTGAACAAGATTGTTGAATTCTTCTCGTCCCAACGCCTTAGTAAGAATATCGGCTAATTGAGAGGACGAACTCACATGTTGTGTAGCAATCAAACCTTCCTGAATCTTATCTCGAATAAAAGGACAATCCATCTCAATATGTCTTGTTCTCTCATGAAATACTGGATTAGCAGCAATATGTAAAGttgccttgttgtcacaataCAAAAGCAGATTGGCGATGAAGGATGCGCAAATCCTTGAGAAGGGATCGAAGCCAAGACAACTCACAACATGCTGCCACCATAAATCTATATTTAGCTTTTGCTGATGATAAAGATACAGTTTTCTGTCGCTTCGATTTCCATGAAATTAAAGAAGATCCCAGAAACACACAATAGCTTGTAGTAGACTTTCTAATATTAGGACAACTTGCCCAATCAGAATCACAGAAGGCACGCAAAGTCAAGTCATTCTGAGAAGACAATAATATGCCTTGACCTAGCGATTTTTTCAAATAACGAAGAATGCGGAGTGCAGCCTCCATGTGAGGTTTACGTGGGGCATGCATAAACCTGCTTAAGACATGAACAGAGTAAGTAATATCTGGCCTTGTGATGGTCAAATAGATTAAGCGACCAACGAGTCTTCTATAATAAGCTGGATCTTTAAGTAATTCACCCTTATCTGAGAGCTTAAGACATTTTTTCATAGGAAAATCAACAAGTGCGGCACCTAGGAGTTTTGCATCCTTCAAAATTTCCAATGCATACTTGCGTTGAGATAAGAAAATGCCCTGTTTTGATCTTGATACCTCAATCCCCAAAAAGTATTTCAAATCTCCAAGATCTTTAATACGAAAATGACGGTGCAAAAAATCCTTGAGTGCCGAGATAGCTATAGGGTCATTGCTCGTGATAacaatgtcatcaacataaatcAATAATGCTGTGAAAGAGTGCCCCTTATGGCATGTAAATAATGAATAGTCAGCTTTAGACTGAATGTAACCAGTAGAACAAATGGCCTGAGAAAACTTAGCAAACCATTGACGAGAAGCTTGCTTTAAACTATAAAGAGATTTATGAAGGCGACGTACCAAGTTCTCCCCCTGTCGCCGAAGACCAGGTGGAGGGAGCATGTAGATTTCCTCATGGAGATcaccatgaagaaaagcattgtTGACGTCAAGCTGATGAAGGGGTCAATTACGGGGGGCAGCAAGAGCAAGGAGGCAGCGGACAGATTTTAGCAGTAGGAGAAAAAGTATCATAATAATCAACACCTTCTAGCTGAGTAAAACCTTTAGCAACTAACCGGGCTTTATATTGCTCAACAGAGTCATCTGATTTAAACTTTATTTTATACACCCACCGACAACCAATGGGCTTCTTTCCAGCAGGTAACAGAGTAAGACTCCAAGTGTGGTTATCAGACAAGGCTTGCAATTCATACTGCATGGCCTCTTGCCAATGAGATTGGGGAGCAGCTTCCTCATAAGAACTGGGTTCAACAATGTTACTAACTTTTGTAATGAAAGCAAGGTGAGTCGAGGAATAACAATGATATGAGAGATAATTGCAAAGCGGAAAACGTGTACCTTTAGTAGGACCAGGCAGTAAAGAAGACGAGTGATCAGGGATGGGCAACATGGCCTGATTGGAGATGTAGTCATGTAAGCGAACGGAAGGCACAAAGATGCATTCAGATCAGCGGAGAGGTGGTGGTTCAGGTGTGGGTGCATGAAGACTGGTGGCGGTTGAACTATGGGCGCGCTCAACTAGTGGGGATAATAGCAAAGGCGGACCAGGCTCATCAGGCTCAGTGGTGGTGTCAGGTGGGGACGAAGGCATGGGATGTGGACTAGTGGGGGTTGACTCAGGTAAAGTAGCGGctggagaagaaaaaattgggtCCACGTCAGAAGGGAAAGGAGGAGCCAGAAAAGAAGAGGGAACCGAAAGTGAAGAGAGGGAAGGAAAAGTGTGATAgggaaaaatattttcatggAATTTAACATTATGACTTGTGAAAATTTTGTGAGACTCAAGATCATAAAGTTTGAAGGCTTTTTGACCAAAGGGATAACCAAGGAAAATAGATGGAATAGCACGAGGAGCGAATTTATGTGTCACATGAACATTAGTGGCATATGCAAGACAACCAAAAATGCGAAGGTGAGAGAAAGACGGGTTTTTGGAATAAAGACGTTCAAAATGAGtgttaaaagaaagaagaggagtAGGAAAACGGTTGATGAGATGAACTGCAGTTAAAACACATTCCCCCCAAAATTTGGAAGGAAGATTGGCCTGAATTTTTAAAGCACGAGCCGTTTCAAGGATGTGGCGATGCTTACGTTCTACGaccccattttgttgaggCATATAAATGCAAGAGTGTGGAAAAATGACGCCAtgttcatgaaagaaagtctgaagagaaagaaattccCCTCCGTTATCGGCACGAAGTTGTttaatttgggaattaaatTGAGtgccaacaaaagaaaaaaaggtttttaaaAGATGTTGAGTCTCATGTTTATTGCACATTAAAAATACACACGTAAAGCGAGAATAATCATCAACTATTGTAAGAAAATAACGGGCACCAGAAATTGACGAATGCTTATAAGggccccaaatatcacaatgaattaaattaaatgttttgacAGAGGAAATTGAACTTGTTCCAAAAGGGAGATGACTTTGCTTTGCCAAGGGACAAACATGAC
The window above is part of the Prunus dulcis chromosome 1, ALMONDv2, whole genome shotgun sequence genome. Proteins encoded here:
- the LOC117615089 gene encoding origin of replication complex subunit 6, whose product is MDLSDIARKLDLSDSKHVIRRASELRRLCDIQFDSSIIGVGEVCKAVICLEIAATRSGLLFDRQKAIRLSGMSEKAYTRSYNSMQNGLGVKNKLDVRELAIQFGCVRIIPFVQKGLSLYRSRFLASLPASRRASADFTRPVFIAVAFYLCAKKHKLKVDKLKLIELCGASESEFSSVSTSMKDLCFDICGIEKEKKDPKNVKGNRELLDVLPEKRKLEDGGYSSDEGAEPSSYKKHKKMEKHAYEGWKTTVIASNNQTKAKVLCKPTRQTRLDFLKDVPDTQNLKAV